The following coding sequences are from one Myxococcus stipitatus window:
- a CDS encoding ceramide glucosyltransferase, producing MPLASALLLFAACFGLTALLVQYALVLRHRRERAPTLPPGAPRPGISILKPLCGADDDLEANLEHFARLDYAGAYEVVLGVRDHRDSAFPVARAAVARWPHVFRLALQEGTPGLNPKVNQLVTLADHARYDVFVISDSNTRVGPGYLEEIAAGFADPTVGCVTHPVAGIGERTFGSLLDNLYLASSAAAGMIGAKRFANQDIVVGKSMALRREDVESLGGFFSVRDVLAEDYVIGQWVTRKLGRRVVVARTPVFNVSLGKSVGAFFQRYLRWSVIHRTAVTPPTYLAQSLLNPAPLAVFGAMLNPSPRTGVLALAVVVGKVLVDLAAFRALRPQPVPAWAPPAVLVKDVLLYVAWWHGLFFRTVEWRGTRLRVGAGTRLMARARASAVDTSLAPQDEWAAS from the coding sequence ATGCCCCTTGCTTCCGCTCTCCTCCTCTTCGCCGCCTGCTTCGGCCTCACCGCCCTCCTCGTCCAATACGCGCTCGTGCTGCGCCACCGCCGCGAGCGCGCCCCCACCCTGCCGCCCGGCGCCCCCCGCCCGGGCATCTCCATCCTCAAGCCGCTGTGCGGCGCGGATGACGACCTGGAAGCCAACCTGGAGCACTTCGCGCGCCTGGACTACGCGGGCGCGTACGAGGTGGTGCTGGGCGTCAGGGACCACCGCGACAGCGCCTTCCCCGTGGCCCGCGCGGCCGTGGCGCGCTGGCCCCACGTCTTCCGCCTGGCGCTCCAGGAGGGCACCCCGGGCCTCAATCCGAAAGTGAACCAGCTGGTCACCCTGGCGGACCACGCGCGCTACGACGTGTTCGTCATCAGCGACAGCAACACCCGCGTGGGCCCGGGCTACCTGGAGGAGATCGCCGCGGGCTTCGCCGACCCCACGGTGGGCTGCGTCACGCACCCGGTGGCGGGCATCGGCGAGCGGACCTTCGGCTCGCTCCTGGACAACCTCTACCTGGCCTCCAGCGCGGCGGCGGGGATGATCGGCGCCAAGCGCTTCGCCAACCAGGACATCGTGGTGGGCAAGTCCATGGCGCTGCGCCGCGAGGACGTGGAGTCCTTGGGCGGCTTCTTCTCCGTGCGGGACGTGCTGGCGGAGGACTACGTCATCGGCCAGTGGGTGACGCGCAAGCTGGGGCGGCGCGTCGTCGTGGCGCGCACGCCCGTGTTCAACGTCTCACTGGGCAAGAGCGTGGGCGCCTTCTTCCAGCGCTACCTGCGCTGGAGCGTCATCCACCGGACGGCGGTGACGCCTCCCACGTACCTGGCCCAATCGCTCCTCAACCCCGCGCCCCTGGCGGTTTTCGGCGCCATGCTCAACCCCTCCCCGCGGACCGGGGTGCTCGCCCTCGCGGTGGTGGTGGGCAAGGTGCTCGTCGACCTGGCCGCGTTCCGCGCGCTGCGGCCCCAGCCGGTGCCCGCGTGGGCGCCGCCGGCCGTGCTCGTCAAGGACGTGCTCCTCTATGTCGCGTGGTGGCACGGGCTGTTCTTCCGCACCGTGGAGTGGCGCGGGACGCGGCTGCGCGTGGGCGCCGGCACCCGGCTGATGGCTCGCGCGCGCGCGTCCGCCGTGGACACCTCGCTCGCCCCCCAGGACGAGTGGGCCGCCAGCTGA
- the phoU gene encoding phosphate signaling complex protein PhoU, which translates to MPLTHTDKAFEQDLRDLREKLLAMGAKVEGLISQSMRALTDRDSPLAEKVVAADKDVNRLEVEVDELCRRILALRQPAASDLRLITTALKIVTDLERIGDLAVNIAERSIDLNQVPPLAPYVDTPRLAELAQQQVRRALDAFVSSDAAKAEEVLQGDDLLDALFLKIFNELLAYMMEDSRNIRRATALMFIAKHLERIGDHAMNVAEMVVYMVRGKDIRHPRSRNLGE; encoded by the coding sequence ATGCCGTTGACCCACACAGACAAGGCCTTCGAGCAGGACCTGAGGGACTTGCGCGAGAAGCTGCTCGCCATGGGCGCCAAGGTGGAGGGCCTCATCTCCCAGAGCATGCGGGCCCTGACGGACCGGGACAGCCCGCTGGCGGAGAAGGTCGTCGCGGCGGACAAGGACGTCAACCGCCTGGAGGTGGAGGTGGACGAGCTGTGCCGGCGCATCCTCGCCCTGCGCCAGCCCGCCGCCAGCGACCTGCGCCTCATCACCACCGCGCTGAAGATCGTCACCGACCTGGAGCGCATCGGTGACCTGGCGGTCAACATCGCCGAGCGCTCCATCGACCTCAACCAGGTCCCCCCGCTGGCGCCCTACGTGGACACGCCCCGGCTGGCGGAGCTGGCGCAGCAGCAGGTGCGGCGCGCGCTGGACGCGTTCGTCTCCAGTGACGCGGCGAAGGCGGAGGAGGTGCTCCAGGGCGACGACCTGCTCGACGCGCTCTTCCTCAAGATCTTCAACGAGCTCCTGGCATACATGATGGAGGACTCGCGCAACATCCGCCGCGCCACGGCGCTGATGTTCATCGCCAAGCACCTGGAGCGCATCGGCGACCACGCGATGAACGTCGCGGAGATGGTCGTCTACATGGTGCGGGGCAAGGACATCCGCCACCCCCGCAGCCGCAACCTGGGGGAGTAG
- the pstA gene encoding phosphate ABC transporter permease PstA: MKHATRRTVGLALTALTGLCAFVIVAVLAFILANILEGGAAGVTWKFLSQPPSDGMMGGGIFPAIFGTAALTLLMTVAVMPVGVLTAVYLHEYAPPNSLFARWVRVAIVNLAGVPSIVFGLFGLGFFILFVGRGMDRMFGHEEMYWAQPGILWASLTLAVLTLPVVIVSTEEALRAVPMDHRTASLALGATQSQTLARVVLPGALPGILTGAVLAISRGAGEVAPILFTGAAYFLPDLPTHLNSQFMHLGYHTYVMATQSPDVEATRPLLYATVLVLLMLTFALNLVAVIIRTRTRRKAASAH, from the coding sequence GTGAAGCACGCCACCCGCCGCACGGTGGGGCTCGCCCTCACAGCGCTCACCGGCCTGTGCGCCTTCGTCATCGTCGCGGTGCTGGCCTTCATCCTCGCCAACATCCTCGAGGGCGGCGCGGCGGGCGTCACCTGGAAGTTCCTCTCCCAGCCGCCCAGCGACGGGATGATGGGCGGCGGCATCTTCCCCGCCATCTTCGGCACCGCCGCGCTCACCCTCCTGATGACGGTGGCGGTGATGCCGGTGGGGGTGCTGACGGCCGTCTACCTCCACGAGTACGCCCCGCCCAACTCGCTCTTCGCGCGCTGGGTGCGCGTGGCCATCGTCAACCTGGCGGGCGTGCCCTCCATCGTCTTCGGCCTCTTCGGCCTGGGCTTCTTCATCCTCTTCGTGGGCCGGGGCATGGACCGGATGTTCGGCCACGAGGAGATGTACTGGGCGCAGCCCGGCATCCTGTGGGCCTCGCTGACGCTCGCGGTGCTCACCCTGCCCGTGGTCATCGTCTCCACGGAGGAGGCCCTGCGCGCCGTCCCCATGGACCACCGCACCGCCAGCCTCGCGCTGGGCGCCACCCAGTCCCAGACGCTGGCCCGCGTGGTGCTCCCGGGCGCGCTGCCGGGCATCCTCACCGGCGCGGTGCTCGCCATCTCCCGCGGCGCCGGCGAGGTCGCCCCCATCCTCTTCACGGGCGCCGCCTACTTCCTGCCGGACCTGCCCACCCACCTCAACTCCCAGTTCATGCACCTGGGCTACCACACGTACGTGATGGCCACCCAGTCGCCGGACGTGGAGGCCACCCGCCCCCTGCTGTACGCGACGGTGCTGGTGCTGCTGATGCTCACGTTCGCCCTCAACCTCGTCGCGGTCATCATCCGGACGCGCACACGCCGCAAGGCCGCCAGCGCTCACTGA
- a CDS encoding metallophosphoesterase family protein, protein MPIRTLAHLSDLHLDLTPASDAAARALVEALQAGHVDHAVVTGDLTHQGSRTEYARFQELFSPLLDTGRLTFIPGNHDRPGEDVGGTWLEGHKVRAVERPGLFLVCVDSTGEHNRNYFASHGELTRDTLDQVDAALDTAPVDALVAVLLHHHVLPLPEESFPERLATRMGWPHASELPLGAELVTRAQGRCDLVLHGHRHRPNDCLLDTAEGRPLRVFNAGSSTDLGRFRVFGHSEGRLAGDPVWCRTTRSETPRTASHNVRPALQYLVTQLGMALF, encoded by the coding sequence ATGCCCATCCGGACGCTGGCGCACCTGTCGGATCTCCACCTGGACCTCACCCCCGCGAGTGATGCCGCCGCGAGGGCGCTCGTCGAGGCGCTCCAGGCCGGACACGTGGACCACGCGGTGGTGACCGGGGACTTGACGCACCAGGGCTCGCGCACGGAGTACGCGCGGTTCCAGGAGCTGTTCTCCCCGCTGCTGGACACGGGCCGGCTCACCTTCATCCCCGGCAACCACGACCGCCCCGGCGAGGACGTGGGCGGCACCTGGCTGGAGGGCCACAAGGTGCGCGCGGTGGAGCGGCCGGGCCTGTTCCTCGTGTGCGTGGACTCCACGGGTGAACACAACCGCAACTACTTCGCCAGCCACGGCGAGCTGACGCGGGACACGCTGGACCAGGTGGACGCCGCGCTGGACACCGCGCCCGTCGACGCGCTGGTGGCGGTGCTCCTGCACCACCACGTCCTCCCCCTGCCCGAGGAGAGCTTCCCCGAGCGGCTCGCCACCCGCATGGGCTGGCCGCACGCGTCGGAGCTGCCGCTGGGCGCGGAGCTGGTCACGCGCGCGCAGGGCCGCTGCGACCTGGTGCTGCACGGCCACCGCCACCGGCCCAACGACTGCCTGCTGGACACCGCCGAGGGCCGCCCCCTGCGCGTCTTCAACGCGGGCAGCTCCACGGACCTGGGGCGCTTCCGGGTGTTCGGCCACTCGGAAGGCCGGCTGGCGGGCGACCCCGTCTGGTGCCGCACGACGCGCTCGGAGACACCCCGGACGGCGAGCCACAACGTCCGCCCCGCCCTGCAGTATCTGGTGACGCAGCTGGGCATGGCCCTGTTCTGA
- the pstB gene encoding phosphate ABC transporter ATP-binding protein PstB, translating into MEARDLTLRYGTKAAIQKVSLAILDRRVTALIGPSGCGKSTFLRSLNRMNDLIPGANHTGTILLDDTDIHDRSVDVVDLRRRVGMVFQKSNPFPKSIFENVAYGLRVGGMKDKAALAQRVEKSLRGAALWDEVKDRLHESALGLSGGQQQRLCIARALAVEPQVLLMDEPASALDPIATAKIEELIHELKSTYTIAIVTHNMQQAARVSDRTAFFYMGELVECGPTEQIFTNPREKRTEDYVTGKFG; encoded by the coding sequence ATGGAGGCCCGCGACCTGACGCTCCGCTACGGCACCAAGGCGGCCATCCAGAAGGTCTCCCTGGCCATCCTCGACCGGCGCGTCACCGCCCTCATCGGCCCCTCCGGCTGCGGCAAGTCCACCTTCCTGCGCTCGCTCAACCGGATGAACGACCTGATTCCGGGCGCCAACCACACCGGCACCATCCTCCTGGATGACACGGACATCCACGACCGCAGCGTGGACGTGGTGGACCTGCGCCGCCGCGTGGGCATGGTCTTCCAGAAGTCCAACCCCTTCCCCAAGAGCATCTTCGAGAACGTCGCCTACGGGCTGCGCGTGGGCGGCATGAAGGACAAGGCCGCCCTCGCCCAGCGCGTGGAGAAGTCCCTGCGCGGCGCCGCGCTCTGGGACGAGGTCAAGGACCGCCTCCACGAGAGCGCCCTGGGCCTGTCCGGCGGCCAGCAGCAGCGCCTGTGCATCGCCCGCGCGCTCGCCGTGGAGCCCCAGGTGCTGCTCATGGACGAGCCCGCCAGCGCCCTGGACCCCATCGCCACGGCGAAGATCGAGGAGCTCATCCACGAGCTCAAGTCGACGTACACCATCGCCATCGTCACCCACAACATGCAGCAGGCCGCGCGCGTCAGCGACCGCACGGCTTTCTTCTACATGGGCGAGCTGGTCGAATGCGGCCCCACCGAGCAGATCTTCACCAACCCCCGCGAGAAGCGCACCGAGGACTACGTCACCGGCAAGTTCGGGTGA
- the pstC gene encoding phosphate ABC transporter permease subunit PstC, whose amino-acid sequence MEQGLTQTAFAPALSPTARRRQLREKAIAGFITLMAFTGIAALILIIVFVAKEALALFTDPAARHEASFSKMFLAQDVPPGRPPFRWQPVSRIPKVSMIPLFVGTLKTTVVSMLVAVPLGVFGALFAAEFAPRRMRELLKPVIELLAGIPSVVLGFFALMVMSTVVKDLFHFDRPLNAMLAGLGLALAIVPVIFTVSEDALTSVPRSYREASLALGATPWETAWKVVLPAAAPGILAACVLGFGRAIGETMIVLMASGNADVISWSLGDSARSLSATIAAEMGEVVVGSPHYSLLFFIGVQLFVFTFVLNLIASTWTKRVVRKLTGGAA is encoded by the coding sequence ATGGAGCAGGGTCTCACGCAAACCGCCTTCGCGCCCGCACTGTCCCCGACGGCGCGGCGGCGGCAACTCCGGGAGAAGGCCATCGCGGGCTTCATCACGCTGATGGCCTTCACCGGCATCGCCGCACTCATCCTCATCATCGTCTTCGTGGCGAAGGAGGCGCTGGCGCTCTTCACCGACCCGGCCGCCCGCCACGAGGCCAGCTTCTCCAAGATGTTCCTGGCCCAGGACGTCCCGCCGGGCCGCCCGCCCTTCCGCTGGCAGCCGGTCTCCAGGATTCCCAAGGTCAGCATGATTCCGCTGTTCGTGGGCACGCTGAAGACGACGGTCGTCTCCATGCTGGTGGCGGTGCCCCTGGGCGTGTTCGGCGCGCTGTTCGCCGCGGAGTTCGCCCCCCGGCGCATGCGCGAGCTGCTCAAGCCGGTCATCGAGCTGCTCGCCGGCATCCCCTCCGTGGTGCTGGGCTTCTTCGCCCTCATGGTGATGTCCACGGTGGTCAAGGACCTGTTCCACTTCGACCGGCCCCTCAACGCCATGCTGGCCGGCCTGGGCCTGGCGCTGGCCATCGTCCCCGTCATCTTCACCGTGTCCGAGGACGCGCTCACGTCGGTGCCCCGCAGCTACCGCGAGGCGTCGCTCGCGCTGGGCGCCACGCCCTGGGAGACGGCGTGGAAGGTGGTGCTGCCCGCCGCGGCCCCCGGCATCCTCGCCGCGTGCGTGCTGGGCTTCGGCCGCGCCATCGGCGAGACGATGATCGTCCTCATGGCCAGCGGCAACGCGGACGTCATCTCCTGGAGCCTGGGGGACTCGGCCCGCTCGCTGTCGGCGACCATCGCCGCGGAGATGGGCGAGGTCGTCGTGGGCAGCCCCCACTACTCGCTCTTGTTCTTCATCGGCGTGCAGCTCTTCGTCTTCACCTTCGTCCTCAACCTCATCGCCTCCACGTGGACCAAGCGCGTGGTCCGCAAGCTCACCGGAGGTGCCGCGTGA